Below is a window of Agrobacterium vitis DNA.
TCCAGGGGATGAAGGAAGGTGATAATACGATCACGGTTGCCAGCAGCGGCACCTTCACCAATCTCGTTGAAGACATAAGGGCTTCGAAAGCGGACCCTGCCGGTTTCCGCGCCGGTTCAGGCGAAAGCTCCGTGAAAATCGAGGGCGTTGCCTATCAGCCGCTTCAGAAAATGATCGCGATCCTGGTCAGGAATTGGGACAAGCCGCCGATGGATGAGGCTGAAAAGCGCATATTGATCCAGCTGTTCCGCTCGAATTTCCCGCTTTTCAAGACCATGTCCCAGACCGTTGTCTATCGCGACATGCAGGTCGAGACCCCGCAAGGGCCGTTCACCGCCAAGCGTTTCGGTATAGAGACCATGATCGACGGTATCAGCAATGGCGCCAGATTCGGCTTCGGCCTGGATCTCGTCGAGCCTCAGATGGTGGCAGGTGTTGTGCCGGCGGCCTATACGCCCCTCATTCCGCAGACCGCGACGATCAAGGTGAAGGTGCCCACCGTCAACGCGGCAGATGGCATCAATTACCTGATGGACAATGTCGATTACGATCCCGCCCAGCCGCTGACACCGCCGCAAAAGAGCGAAATCAGCCGCCGCTTCTTTCCTGAGGGCATCGCCACCATTGCCTATGACGGTACCCGTCTGACATCTTCGCTCTATGACGTCACGGTTACCGGCAAAACTACGTTTGCCCTGACCGGCAACGACAAACCGCTGGTCGACGTAACAGTAACAGCACGCGATTTCGACAAGACCATTGCCTATCTCCAGACCAATGCCAAGCAAACGCCAGAGCTTGGTCAGACAGCATTTTTCCTGCTGATGGCGAAAGGCTTTGCCAAGACACAGGATGATGGCCAACTGATTTGGCACGTGGAAACGGATCGCACCGGCCAGATCAAGGTCAACGGCAATGCTTTCAGTATTCCGGGTGCCGCTCCAGACCCCGCTCCAGGCACGCCTCCGGCACCGTAATTGAAATTCTTGTATCTGCGCTATCAGGGCTCGGATACGCCCAGAGAGGATATTATGCAGACAGACAAATTATATTTTGAAGATTTTCCGGTTGGTACACGCCTGCCGCTTGGCCCCGTTACGGTGGATTTAAACGACATTATAGAGTTTGCCACAGAGTTCGATCCGCAGCCGATGCATCTCGATGCGGCAGCCGGTGAGGCCAGCATTCTCGGCGGCTTGGCGGCCTCCGGCTGGCATACCTGCGGGCTTTTAATGCGGATGATGATCGACAGCTATATCCTGCGCTCCTATTCCGAAGGCGCGCCGGGCATCGACTTCGTGCAGTGGAAAACGCCTGTCCTGGCGGGTGATACCCTGAGTGGCTTTTCCCTGGTTGAAGAGGCCCGGCCATTGCGCTCGCGCCCGGGAATCGGTGTCATCACCAGCCGCCATGAACTGGTCAACCAGAAGGGCGAAACCGTCATCGTCGCCCGCAATGCGGCCATGATGCGCCAGCGCCAACCGGCAGGAGATGCGGCATGAGAATGGTTGACCTGTTCCCCTTCGAGCAAAAAGTCGTGCTCGGCACCCGCCATTTCAACGCGGAAGACATTATCCGCTTTGCTACAAAATTCGATCCGCAACCCTTCCATGTCGATGCGGAAGCGGCGAAGTCCTACGTCTTCGGCGGTCTCTGCGCTTCCGGTTGGCACACCTGTTCAGTGTGGATGCGCACCTTTCTCGACTTCATGGGCGAAGCCAACGCCAAAGCCCTTGCCGAAGGCGTGACACCGCCGCGACTTGGCCCCTCGCCCGGCTTTACCGACCTGAAATGGCTGAAACCGGTCTATGCCGGGGACGACATTACCTATAGCCTGACGGCACAAAACAGCCGTGCGCTCAGGTCGCGTCCCGGCTGGCACCTCCACGCCAGCGTTGCCGAGGGTATGAACCAGCAGGGCGAGCCGGTGCTGCGTTTCGTCAGCACCGTGCTCGAACAGGAGAATGACAATGAACGTTCATGACTTTTCAGCCAAGGATATTACCGGTCGGGAGCGCAAGCTTGCCGAATTTGCCGGAAAACTGCTCCTGATCGTCAACACCGCCAGCAAATGCGGCTTCACACCGCAATATGAAGGCCTGGAGACCCTGCAAAAGCGTTTTCAGGACGATCTCGTCATCATCGGCTTTCCCTGCAACCAGTTCGGCGGCCAGGAACCGGGATCGGAAGCCGAAATTGCCAGTTTCTGCGACCTAAATTTCAAGGTCAGCTTCCCGATGTTTGCCAAGATTGATGTCAAAGGCAACGAGGCCCACCCGCTTTACAAATACCTGACCCACGAAGTGCGCGGCATTCTCGGCACCGAAGCGATCAAATGGAATTTCACCAAATTCCTTGTTGGGCGCGACGGCACACCGATTGCCCGCTATGCGCCGATCACCAAACCGGAAGAAATTGCCGATGATATTGCCAAGGCGGTAAAGGGTTAAGGGCGATGGGCCGGATGCAGGACTTTCAGTCATTCCGGCCCAGAGACCCACGGCTTCGCGCCGTTTGCGCCCAAAGTAAACACAGATTTTCTCGACACACCCACGACGAGTTCGGCATCGGGCTGATCGTCAATGGCGGGCAGATATCAGCCTCTGGCCGGGGCCAGGTCACGGCTGAGCCCGGCAACATCATCACCGTCAATCCTGGAGAGGTGCATGATGGCGCGCCACTCGATGACCACGGCCGACATTGGTTGATGCTCTATATGGAGCCGGAGTTTCTCAACGACATGCAGACGGATCTAGGCGAGACCGGACAGGTTGAATTCGAAAGACCGGTCTTCGACAATCCGGATTGGGCGAACCGGTTCTACCGTGCCTTTCAAGCCATGCGCGAAGGCAAAGGGTCAGCGGCAGCCCTGGCCCAAGACGAGACCCTGATTGACCTGCTGGCGCCACTGATCTCTTGGCGAAGCAATGCAGTGCGGCCGAAGAACGATCCGCCCATGGAGCGGGTCAGGCAGATGATCTGTGACGACCCGGCGGCAAATCCATCCCTCCAGGACTTGGCCACTGTCGCAAATGCCAGCCGATTCCAAACGCTGCGGGCTTTCCAGGCCATGACCGGGCTGACGCCCCATGCCTATATTCTGCAGCAGCGCGCCAACCAGGCCCGCCGCCTGATTCTATCGGGTAAGAGCAGCCTTGCCGACATCGCCGCTACCTGCGGCTATGCCGACCAAAGCCATATGACGCGAGAATTCAAACGCCGATATGGCCTCACACCTGCGGCTTTTCGGGCCTGAGAGGAACCTGCAATTCCATTCAAGACCGGACGGGCAAGTGGTGACCAAATGGCGCAAGGATCAACACAGCGCGGTCACTCATCATGCCTCTCGATTTTTACCTGACATCCCTCATCATCGTTGCAACACCCGGAACCGGAGCGCTTTACACTCTGACTGTCGCACTGTCCGGCGGATGGCGAGCCGCAACCATTGCCGCCTTCGGCTGCACGCTGGGCATTCTGCCCCATATGGCAGCAGCCAGTTTTGGCCTGGCAGCGATACTGGCCGCAAATGAAACCCTCTTCCAAGCAGTCAAAATCGCCGGTGTCGTCTATTTGCTCTATATGGCAGCCAGCCTCTGGCGCGGCGGCGAAATCGAGATGAGCCAGGAGCAACCCCAGCCGTACAATGCCTTGCGAATCATCGGCAAAGCCGTGCTGATCAACCTGCTGAACCCGAAACTCTCGCTGTTTTTCCTGGCCTTCCTGCCGCAATTCGTTGATGGCAAGGCCCCGCAGGCCATCAGGCAATTCGTCCTCTGCTCGGGCCTGTTCATGGCGATGACATTCATCGTCTTCGCCCTCTATGGCTGGATGGCAAGCGGATTGCGCAAGCATATCCTCTCAAAGCCAAGAACGGTCAAAACGCTCTACAAAGGATTTTCCGCCGCATTCCTGTTGATGAGCGTCAGACTGGCGCTGGCCGAGCGCTGACGCGAAGCAAATAAACAACGCTGGCTATTCGGCAGCGGCCAGCCTTTCACGGCAAACCATCTCTACAGCCGTCTGCAATCGTGTGACCGCATCGAACAGCCAGTCAAGCTCTTCAGAGGTCACCTTGTATTGGGTGGAATAGCGAGCCTCGACATAAGCGCGATGCAGCCGGTCAAAACAACGACGTGCCAAACGGTTTTTCGGCGGCCAGACGTCTCGAAGACGGGCGTCATAGCTCTCAGCCAGGGGCCTGAGCTTCCGAAGGCTATGAAGCGGTGGGCTATAGAGAGTGAAAACCAGCAGGACGCAGTGATAAAAGCGTTCCGTGGCCTGATGGAGGTTGAAAGCCGCCTGTTTGAGCTGCATGTCCTTGCTGGCATAGCCCGCCAGTGTCACATTATAGACAGCGCTCGGAAACCAGTCATCAAAATAGGCTTGCGCCCGCGCTTGTCTCTCTTCGGCAGTGATCGGCTTCGGTTCAGCAAAGCCATGGCCCGGCACCTCGTAAAGAGGAATGCCATCGCTGATAACATCGACGAAAAACGGCAGTCCCTGGGCCAGCTTGTCGTTCACGTCATGAAGCGAATGGACGATGAAATTTACCGGGGTTTTCAGGCGCTTGGTGACCTGCTCTTCGCGGATGATGCGGTCATGGGCCGTGCGCCAGAATTCATCCTCGTCGGCAAAGGTCTCCGTGTTGACCACGACCAGTATATCGTAATCCGAGTAGTAGCCGCTGGCATGGTCCTCGACCCAGTTGCCACGCGCGTAAGAGCCGAACAGGAGGACCTTGAGAATCTGGCCGCCCTTGTTCTTGGCCGAAAGCCTGCCCTTTTGCGCCTCGTCGAATTCCTCGAAGAGAATTTTCAG
It encodes the following:
- a CDS encoding MaoC family dehydratase, with protein sequence MQTDKLYFEDFPVGTRLPLGPVTVDLNDIIEFATEFDPQPMHLDAAAGEASILGGLAASGWHTCGLLMRMMIDSYILRSYSEGAPGIDFVQWKTPVLAGDTLSGFSLVEEARPLRSRPGIGVITSRHELVNQKGETVIVARNAAMMRQRQPAGDAA
- a CDS encoding MaoC family dehydratase encodes the protein MRMVDLFPFEQKVVLGTRHFNAEDIIRFATKFDPQPFHVDAEAAKSYVFGGLCASGWHTCSVWMRTFLDFMGEANAKALAEGVTPPRLGPSPGFTDLKWLKPVYAGDDITYSLTAQNSRALRSRPGWHLHASVAEGMNQQGEPVLRFVSTVLEQENDNERS
- a CDS encoding glutathione peroxidase, which produces MNVHDFSAKDITGRERKLAEFAGKLLLIVNTASKCGFTPQYEGLETLQKRFQDDLVIIGFPCNQFGGQEPGSEAEIASFCDLNFKVSFPMFAKIDVKGNEAHPLYKYLTHEVRGILGTEAIKWNFTKFLVGRDGTPIARYAPITKPEEIADDIAKAVKG
- a CDS encoding helix-turn-helix transcriptional regulator translates to MQDFQSFRPRDPRLRAVCAQSKHRFSRHTHDEFGIGLIVNGGQISASGRGQVTAEPGNIITVNPGEVHDGAPLDDHGRHWLMLYMEPEFLNDMQTDLGETGQVEFERPVFDNPDWANRFYRAFQAMREGKGSAAALAQDETLIDLLAPLISWRSNAVRPKNDPPMERVRQMICDDPAANPSLQDLATVANASRFQTLRAFQAMTGLTPHAYILQQRANQARRLILSGKSSLADIAATCGYADQSHMTREFKRRYGLTPAAFRA
- a CDS encoding LysE family translocator, translating into MPLDFYLTSLIIVATPGTGALYTLTVALSGGWRAATIAAFGCTLGILPHMAAASFGLAAILAANETLFQAVKIAGVVYLLYMAASLWRGGEIEMSQEQPQPYNALRIIGKAVLINLLNPKLSLFFLAFLPQFVDGKAPQAIRQFVLCSGLFMAMTFIVFALYGWMASGLRKHILSKPRTVKTLYKGFSAAFLLMSVRLALAER
- a CDS encoding HEPN domain-containing protein, whose protein sequence is MDHDLLAHLPLRKRRELDRVLKILFEEFDEAQKGRLSAKNKGGQILKVLLFGSYARGNWVEDHASGYYSDYDILVVVNTETFADEDEFWRTAHDRIIREEQVTKRLKTPVNFIVHSLHDVNDKLAQGLPFFVDVISDGIPLYEVPGHGFAEPKPITAEERQARAQAYFDDWFPSAVYNVTLAGYASKDMQLKQAAFNLHQATERFYHCVLLVFTLYSPPLHSLRKLRPLAESYDARLRDVWPPKNRLARRCFDRLHRAYVEARYSTQYKVTSEELDWLFDAVTRLQTAVEMVCRERLAAAE